ttggttataacaaactccgaaCACAGTAATatcgacagcaaaatggatgcggaGGATGTGAAAAATAAACGCCAAACGggtgaatgtttactggttgcttagGAGGGAAAGGGAAATTCAGAtctgtggaagacatttgacttagttgtggaaACTACTGGTGGTCAAGAACAAGGAGGGTATAGGAGCAAGCGCTGACAGagtattatgtgtgccaaacatttgctgttagattacaatattgtttttttctgaccatttggaacagtgtaaacaacactaaataaattctaagcaataccagtctgttctaacgaCCAAAaaattgtaaagcctttattacagcatagcaaagattaaaaacagccaAATCTGTGAAATTGCTTAATTCAACATTTTGCCGGtgcatgaggcttggtgctcacagaatcagtaggctattaaacaaatactcaaacaggcaacagaagctaTATCTGTCTtatatctgtgtgtatgtatatatatatgtgtgtatataccagtcaaaagtttggacacacctactcattcaagggtttttctttatttttactattttctacattgtagaatagtagtgaagacatcaaaactatgaaataacacatatggaatcatgtaggtactaaaaaagtgttaaacaaatcaaaatatattttatatttgagattcttcaaagccttgacagcagctttgtacactcttggaattctctcaaccagcttcacctggaatgcttttccaacagtcttgaaggacttgccacctatgctgagaacttgttggctgcttttccttcactctgcggtccaattcatcccaaaacatctcaattgggttgaggttgggtgattgtggatgtcaggtcatctgatgcagcactccatcactcgccttcttggtcaaatagcccttacacagcctagaggtgtgttgggtaattgtcctgttgaaaaataaattatagtcccactaagcgcaaaccagatgggatggcgtatcactgcaggatACTAtaatagccatgctggttaagtgtgccttgaattctaaacaaatcacagacagtgtcaccagcaaagcacccccacaccatcacacctcctcgatgcttcatggtgggaaccacatatgcggagatcatttgttcacctactctcacaaagacattcttggaaccaaaaatctcagatttggactcatcagaccaaaggacagatttccacgggtctaatgtccattgctcgtgtttcttggcccatgcaagtctcttcttattggtgtcctttagtagtgctttcttcgcagcaatttgaccatgaaggcctgattcacgcagtctcctctgaacagttgatgttgagatgtgtctgttacttgaactctgtgaagcatttatttaggctgcaatgtgaggtacagttaactctaatgaacgtatcctctgcagccgaggtaactctgggtcttcctttcctgtggcggtcctcatgagagccagtttcatcatagcacttgatggtttttgcacttgatgaaacgttcaaagttttccggattgactgaccttcatgtcttatagtaatgacggactgttgtttctctttgcttatttgagctgttcttgccataatatggacttggccttttaccaaatagggctatcttctgtataccaaccctaccttgtcacaacacaactggttggctcaaacgcattaagaaggaaagaacttCCTTtacttaacttttaacaaggcacacctgttaattaatgaaatgcatcccaggtgactaccacatgaggctggttgagagaatgccaagagtgtgcaaagctgtcatcaaggcaaagagtgactactttgaagaatctcaaatataaagtagattttgatttgtttaacacttttttggtacctacatgattccatatgtgttatttcatagttttgatgtcttcactactattctacaatgtagaaaatagtaaaaataaagaaaaacccttttgcctggtaatatatatatatatggatgatttacaaagccaggcacatttaacaattaggctattgattatagacctaattaagttgtgtTTTCTTCTCTCCTCAATCTTCTTAGACAATTAGGCTACGGCAAGGGCTGTTTCCccgtctctgctgctgctgctgcctctgcagcattgttctcaatcccaatatgctggttaactttgctattatgcacatagcaacataagGAAGGGCCCCAATTCTACGGCGCACTGAAGATTATGTTTCAGAACcatggggtcagccctagattTACTATTAGGAGATAAAAGGGTATTGTATGGGCAATTTACCTTCCTCAGAACAACATGCTGTAGGGTCAAGTTATAGACATGAAAGATATCACAAATATCCACATCTCTGCTCAATCTATTCCCTTACCTTGACTTTATTTCTCTTCACGGCATCCTgctccatctgaggcaggggatccttcttcacctcttcctcatcttcatcaTTCTGATTATCAACAAAATCTCTCTCAGCTGCATCAGTATCAGTGCTCTGTTCAACTGTGGACCTGTTGGCACCGGTCCTCCTCTTTGTCTAAAAAGACAATACAGtcagtgacatactgtatgttgccGTTGCTATACAGGCCTTTGAGAAGAGCTAGGGTAAACGATTGGTGATTGAATATTATTATGGAAGTCTGTTGTAAGGACAATTTACCCTCCAACCTCACAACAGCATGTTGTATGGCATATTGGACAGGTTTGGAGTGTGGACAGGTAAGACCCCAgatttccctttctctcctcaatCTATTGTCTCACCTTAACTTTTCTCCTTGTCACAGCCTTCAGCTCGATCTGAGGCAGGGGATCCTTCACTTCACTATCTTCTGGATAGTTTAAACTCAGGATATCTTTCTTCATTTTCTGGACTTGACCTTCCAAACTTTGATGATCATGTGGATCATCTTCGTTTAAACTCTGATTGGAACAAATTAGACCATTTTTTAAATGCTCAtggatatggccaatataccacagctaagagctgttcttacgcacgacacaacgcagagttattataaactggttaccaacttaattagaagagtaaaaaataaatgttttgtcatacccgtggtatccgctctgatataccacagctttcagccaatcagcattcagggctcgaaccacccagtttatagtggccaatatactatggctaagcgctgttcttaggcaaaactgcttggatacagcccttagctgttgtatattggccatataccacaaacactgaggtgccatattgctaataaaaactggttaccaacataaatagaaCAGTAACAAGTCTATTTGCATCataaccgtggtatattgtcgTATATACACATGGCtgaaatgctgtttcagccaataagcatccaggacccaaactgcCTGGTTTATAATTAcacaataaggcacgagggggctTGGTGTAATTACACAATTataccaacaggctcctgaacagcttcaatcgccaagccataagactgctaaataactaaCAAAATGACTACACAGTACAGGTTTTCGCTATAAATACACATAGATCCTATTGCCTGATATCAAGATTCGTAATTAATGCGTTATGGAGTCACCTATTATTATAATAATGTAGGTAAAATTATGATAAGTAGCCTACTGCTGTTATCTTTGCAAGgatcatattttatttataacAAGTCCCATAGGTTATTATAatgcatacttttttttttacaatatttaaAATGATTATATTAGCGGGACATTAACGCTGGCCCACACCGCCACCCAGCTGCCACTACTTGCGGGATGTCCTGTATACCCTGTGGTCCCTGCcgctgcatttaaaaaaaaaagacggTGCATCGGTtcctacaccactgcataggccTTCTCTGTTAACCATTCATAGGCTTACCTTATTATCCTTATTATCCTCCATGGTTAAAGTCTATGACTGGAGCTTATGTTCTCATCACGTAAAACTTAACCAAGTGATTACCAAAGAGATAAGGCTATCGCATTTTATACGGTAACTCAGCCAACGTCATAATGTGAAACAACTTTTACGTAATAAAACAACTTCAGGGATGATCTGTCAATCAATGCGACCAGCGACGCCATACTGGAACCCCATACCACTAAAAAGACCCGTCGAAACTATAAATACTGATGTATTAGCTACGTTTCcggtttttttttgtaaaataatGTGATGAGACAACAAATAAATAAGTAAACAACAGCCGACAACAATGATGAGCAATACataacattgtaaataaaaatgtgttcttaactgacttgcctagttaaataagcttaaatcataaaaaaaaaaaaaaatataataataatcaaatgcAGTAATTTGAGAGGAACAGCCACAGCAAACCCATCTGTGATATTAAGGTGCGCTAGTTGGTTATAAAAGGTGGGTCATACATACAGTGTGTGAGGTAGCTATTAGTTTTTCTCTACACACATATCTGGCAAGGGAGTCAAGTTGACCAACTCATTTGGCCAACTAATCCCAGATAAAGGCTAACAATGCAAATGTTGCTTAAGGTCATTCCATTAAAGTGAACCAATAATAATATGAAACTCCTGTGACAGGTCGAGAAGCAGCGGGAAACCCTAATGGGCTCATCCCCTGGACCAAGTTCTGCAAGGTGAGCATCTCACTGGAAGTTTAGTGTTTTAGCCAACCCGTGTGTGTTTACTATGGGTTGTGTATTGAGTGTGTCTTTACCTGAGCAGAATGTGAATGAGAAGAGCTTTCCCTTCTGGCTGTGGATCGAGGGAATACTGGACCTGATCAAGAGACACCTGCTGTGTCTGTGGAATGATGGGGAAAACATCTCTCCAACTCACATTACTTCAGTATGCCTTTCTGAAGACTAGGTTTACATTACTTTTTTGAAAAGTGACTTTATTGTGCTATAATCCACTACATCTCTATGGTCTATAGGTGTATCATGGGCTTTGttagtaaggagagagagaaggccctgCTGAAGGACAAGGAGCCTGGAACTTTCCTGCTGCGCTTCAGCGAGAGCAGCCGAGAGGGAGCCATTACCTTCACCTGGGTGGAGGGCTCCAATaacggtgtgtgtgtttttttgtgtgcatgtgtgtttgtagcTTTGTAGCTggaggagatgggttaaagaaggatttttaagccttgagagaattgggacgtggattgtgtatgtgtgccattcagagggtgaatgggcaagacaacatatttaagtgcctttgaatggggtatagtagtaggtgccaggtgcattggtttgagtcaagaactgcaacactgctgggattttcacgctcaacagtttcccgtgtgtatcaagaatggtccaccacccaaaggatatccagccaacttgacacaactgtgggaagcattggagtcagcatgggccagcatccttgtggaacactttcgacaccttgtaaagtccatgcctcgacgaattgaggctgtctGGGGGCAAAAGTGTGGggagagggtgcaactcaatatgaggaaggtgttcctaatgtgtggtatatatactcagtgtacataccAATGGAcagacaaaaatatatatattttaattgtttttacaCATTATGAGTATGTCTCTACATCTGTCTCAGGTATATGTGTTTCTGTTtgtattattttaccaggtaagctgactgagaacacattctcatatcacattgtgtgtgtgtgcatttatgtacagttgaagtcggaagtttacatacacttaggttggagtcattaaaactcgtttttcaaccactccacaaattttttgttttaacaaactatacttttgtgcatgacacaagtaatttttccaacaattgtttacagacagattatttcacttttaattcactgtatcacaattccagtgggtcagaagtttacatacactaaattgactgtgcctttaaacagcttagaaaattcccgaaaatgtcatggctttagatgcttctgatataggctaattgacatcatttgagtcaattggaggtgtacctgtggatgtatttcaaggcctaccttcaaactcagtgcctctttgcttgacatcatgggaaaatcaaaagaaatcagccaaaaaaatggtggacctccacaagtctggttcatccttgggagcaatttccaaacgcctgaaggtaccacgttcatctgcacaaccaatagtacgcaagtataaacaccatgggaccacgcagccgtcatgccgctcaggaaggagacgcgttctgtctcctagatatgaacatactttggtgcgaaaagtgcaaatcaatcacagaacaacagcaaaagaccttgtgacgatgctggaggaaacaggtacaaaagtatctatatccatagtaaaacaagtcctatatcgacataacctgaaaggccgctcagcaaggaagaagccactgctccaaaaccgccattaaaaaagccagactacggtttgcaatagcacatggggacaacgattgtactttttttccccctctggtctgatgaaacaaaaatagaactgtttggccataatgacgattgttatgtttggaagaaaaagggggaggcttgcaagccgaagaacaccatcccaaccgtgaagcatgggggtggcagcattatgttgtgggggtgctttgctgcaggagggactggtgcacttcacaaaatagatggcatcatgagaaggacaatttggtggatatattgaagctacatctcaagacatcagtcaggaagttaaagcttggtcgcaaatgggtcttccaaatggacaatgaccccaagcatacttccaaagttgaggcaaaatggcttaaggacaacaaagtcaaggtattggagtggccatcgcaaagccctgacctcaatccaaaataacatttgtgggcagaactgaaaaagtgtgtgcgagcaaggaggcctacaaacctgactcagttacaccagctctgtcaggagtaatgggccaaaattcacccaacatattgtgggaagcttgtggaaggctaaccgaatcgtttgacccaagttaaacaatttaaaggcaatgctaccaaatactaattgagtgtatgtcaacttctgacccactgggaatgtgatgaaagaaataaatgctgaaataaatcattctctctactattattctgaaaatgtcacattcttaagataaagtggtgatcctaactgacctaagacaggcaatttttactaggattaaatgtcaggaattgtgaaaaactggagtttaaatgtatttggctaaggtgtatgtaaacttccgacttcaactgtatatctatgAACATATAGACGTCCATTTCCACGCGGTGGAGCCCTACACTAAGAAGGAGCTGGCCGCCGTCTCTTTTCCTGACATCCTCCGCAACTACAAGGTGATGGCTGCTGAGAACATCCCTGAGAACCCtctgctctacctctaccccaACATCCCCAAAGACAGTGCCTTCACACGCTACTACAGCCGCCCCACAGAAGGTAACTAACAAGCTGTTAGAAATGTATGTGTGTTGAGGAAAGATTGAGTAGTTGAAAAAGGTACAAATGGTGTTGAAGACTTCAATTCCAGTCTAAGCTATTATACACAATATATACTGCATAGCAtacttttcttattttgttgtgcCACACCCTTTTCCCCCATTTGAAATACTGACCACTGGTAATGCCttgccacaggaggttggtgaggggaggaaggctcaaaataatgtctggaatggagtgtgtgatgtgtttgataccattctatttactccattccagccattactatgaatCCGTGCTCCCCAATTTAGGGGCCACCTGCCACCTGTGTTTGGTTCTGATGATAACCTCTAGACGTCTATAACCTTTGACCTTCTCAGCTGCTGAGCCAATGGAGTTGGAGAGTGCCTCTGAGGCTGGCTACATTCAGACGGAGCTCATCTCTGTGTCTGAAGTGTAAGTCTGATTCTTGTTATGAAACACCTTTTACTGTTTTTATATCGTTTTCATTGATTTAAGATACACCCAacagaccaaatcaaatcaaatttatttatatagcccttcgtatatcagctgaaatctcaaagtgctgtacagagacccagcctaaaatcccaaacagcaagcaatgcatgtgaaagaagcacggtggctaggaaaaactccctaggaaaaactccctagaaaggccaaaaacctaggaagaaacctagagaggaaccaggctatgaggggtggccagtcctcttctggctgtgccgggtggatattataacagaatatggtcaagatgttaaaatgttcataaatgaccagcatggtcgaataataataataatcagagtagttgtcgagggtgcaacaagcacgtccggtgaacaggtcagggttccgtagccgcaggcagaacagttgaaactggagcatggccaggtggactggggacagcaaggagtcatcatgctaggtagtcccgaggcatggtcctagggctcaggtcctccgagagaaagaaagaaagagagaaagagagaattagagagagcatatttaaattcacacaggacaccggataagacaagagaatactccagatgtaacagactgaccctagccccccgacacataaactactgcagcataaatactggaggctgagacgggagggatcagaagacactgtggccccatccgatgatacccccggacagggccaaacaggcaggatatagccccacccactttgccaaagcacagcccccacaccactagagggatgtctacaaccaccaacttaccgtccgaagacaaggccgagtatagcccacaaagatctccgccatggcacaacccaaggggggggcgccaacccagacaaaaagaccacgtcagtgactcaacccactcaagtgacgcacccctcccatggacggcatggaagaacaccagtaagtcagtgactcagcccctgtaatagggttagaggcagagaatcccagtggaaagaggggaaccggcaaggcagagacagcaaggacagacgacacacacagcccaaagtACAAGAAAAGGTCAAATGAAAAGTGTAcgtctcttgttatgtcagtcactgacagtcactcacccatgtcagctaacatgttTTAGAtcggtaaattagtctagccaaatATTTCACTGGTAGTAAACATGGTTGAATTACCGACCGGGGGGCACCCATTGATTGattgtcactctcactcagatatcatattttCTCCTGgttatgtaactgtttgttgggtTCTGTTTCTCCTCAGCCACCCCTCCAGACTACAGGACGCCATGCTGCCCATGAGTTCCCAAGTGTATGGAGAGCTGACCAGGATTATTAACCCTGATGAGATTGAAAATGTGGTAGGTTAACAGCCAGACAgcacctgccacacacacagattagCGACACTGTGGTAGGTTTTAGCCAGACAGCACCAGCCACACACAGAGTAGAGACACTGTTGTATGTTAGTCAGCCAGCAGTAGCCACACACAGTGGTCGCGTTCCCCTGCTCAGCCGttccatgcatcaaccaatggttgcatgcTACATCAACTGTGCCACCcggcaccagattgctataacatatgtggttagctgatacgtaaAATAATTATCCGGGAGTAGAAAGATCTGGCATGCATCAGCAACACCTGGGCAGAGGAGCATGACCCACAGTGTGGtaggttagagacagacagcGCCAGCCACACTCAGAGATGAGACAACACACATCTAATCAtcataaaacaacaaaatgtggaaaagatgTGAACATTTGAGAAGACAAGACAGCCCTGGGCTAAAATTAGAATGTAAGGTCCTGGCAAATCAGCTGTACCGCTTTATTTCCAAATCTTTCATGGCGAGGGTCGGGAtaattcatgcatttttttttatttactatgTGACTGTGCCACTGTGTAACACATGCAATCACAAAAGTGCAGCATTacactattgagatgcagccattTTTTCCCCCTGATCCTATGTTGTCCCTCTCCCTTCAGATGTGCACTCCCTTCCCAAACTAATCTGCCCTCTTCAGGTGGTGCCCAGGAAAATGTGTGTAAGCTCCCGAGCCGAGTACCGAAGATACCACACAAAAAGGATGACGTTTGCAATAGATTTGAAAGCACAACTGAAACTGTATATGTAGTCCTACGTTATCGTTTTATATACACGCATGAGATTTTGGGGCTTTGAGTCCAGCTGTTTGTAATAAGGAATGTCATTCTACACTACTTGTGGGACAGGGTAATATTTTGTTTATGCATATGTAATGTGAACAACAAAAGGGATGCAGAAAGCTGTTCTTCACCTTGTAAATAGATACGATTTTGTAGTCACTTATAATGAGGAAAATGGTTCAGCTGTtctgggtcgttccacgaaatgagtACCCTTTTGATATTTTAGTCAGAAATgttgcaccaatattgaattttaaaaggatgttatattaaatgaagtggcctttaatatagaccacatggagactTCAATAAATCAGATGTTTAATATGGATAaaggcttgctaaagtgccaaaattcatcAAATATATCTATATTGTTTtgtgtactttttacccctttttctccccaatttagtgatttccaattggtagtcttgtctcattgctacaactcccgtacggactcgggagaggcgaaggtcaagagccatgcgtccgccgaaacatgaccctgcttcttgacacaccgcaccaatgtgtcagaggaaacaccgcacAACTGGcgaccgccacaggagtcgctagagcgcgataggacaaggacatcacgtccggctaaaccctcccctaacctagacgacgctgggccaattgtgcgtcgcctcatgggtctcccggtcgtggtcggctgcgacacagcccgggatcgaacccggctctgtagtgacgcctcaagcactgcgatgcagtgccttagacaactgcgccactcgggaggcctcaaattcagcattttgacacttaatcccaacatttctccaagtttctccaagccctagttattttgttgctttcaCAAAGTCATTCTTTATTTCATGTGAGTAGTGATTCATTTGCatatgtccctcattttaaggtcaaccctgttatgtaaACTGAGCTCTCGTTTTAAtttggtgaaactattccttttgaaTTGCTTTTAAAAGAAACATTGAAGgtctaatagtcaaatcacagAGTAAACGCAGGTGCGCTGGATCTacttttttttgttcattttctgtgttttgtggtggaaaactgagcaggtcgagcataacatgtcaaccctgttagcCATAGATAGGCTAGAAGTGTTTATTCCTCTCACTGTGCATACCTTTGGTTGTGTTGTTGTGGCTTTGGCAGTTGACACCTAATTTACTGACCATGTCTCATCTGATTATTTTTGTGAGTGTTTATTTATGGTATAAATTAATTTTGTTATTCCTTTACTCAGTGTGTGGTTTCCCATTGTTTGTTACAATCTTGAGCCAGGTTGTAACAAGTTATACTGAATTTGTGGAACAACCCTTATATGCAAAGTACTTCTAAACTGTACTCACGACTGCCTGGACTTCATTGTTTCAATTAATTAAAAATAAGAGCTCTCTCACATGCCTGAAAAGCTTTGCTTTTTTTAACCAtgttaattaaaatatatttatatatgtgtaCATATTCCACTGCAAGGAGCAATCACACTCTTGCACACCTCTTAACAAATGAACTTGATCATGTATTCCTTAAAATAACAGAAAAGGACAtccatgtacagtcgtggccaaaagttt
This sequence is a window from Salmo trutta unplaced genomic scaffold, fSalTru1.1, whole genome shotgun sequence. Protein-coding genes within it:
- the LOC115189983 gene encoding uncharacterized protein LOC115189983 is translated as MEDNKDNKSLNEDDPHDHQSLEGQVQKMKKDILSLNYPEDSEVKDPLPQIELKAVTRRKVKTKRRTGANRSTVEQSTDTDAAERDFVDNQNDEDEEEVKKDPLPQMEQDAVKRNKVKSLNEDDPHDHQSLEGQVQKMKKDILSLNYPEDSEVKDPLPQIELKAVTRRKVKTKRRTGANRSTVEQSTDTDAAERDFVDNQNDEDEEEVKKDPLPQMEQDAVKRNKVKVRE
- the LOC115189982 gene encoding signal transducer and activator of transcription 1-alpha/beta isoform X1, with product MPCVVGSEAKVAAKLTSESQLLQMIPGREAAGNPNGLIPWTKFCKNVNEKSFPFWLWIEGILDLIKRHLLCLWNDGCIMGFVSKEREKALLKDKEPGTFLLRFSESSREGAITFTWVEGSNNDVHFHAVEPYTKKELAAVSFPDILRNYKVMAAENIPENPLLYLYPNIPKDSAFTRYYSRPTEAAEPMELESASEAGYIQTELISVSEVHPSRLQDAMLPMSSQVYGELTRIINPDEIENVMCTPFPN
- the LOC115189982 gene encoding signal transducer and activator of transcription 1-alpha/beta isoform X2; this encodes MPCVVGSEAKVAAKLTSESQLLQMIPGREAAGNPNGLIPWTKFCKNVNEKSFPFWLWIEGILDLIKRHLLCLWNDGCIMGFVSKEREKALLKDKEPGTFLLRFSESSREGAITFTWVEGSNNDVHFHAVEPYTKKELAAVSFPDILRNYKVMAAENIPENPLLYLYPNIPKDSAFTRYYSRPTEAAEPMELESASEAGYIQTELISVSEVHPSRLQDAMLPMSSQVYGELTRIINPDEIENV
- the LOC115189982 gene encoding signal transducer and activator of transcription 1 isoform X3; protein product: MGSSPGPSSARCIMGFVSKEREKALLKDKEPGTFLLRFSESSREGAITFTWVEGSNNDVHFHAVEPYTKKELAAVSFPDILRNYKVMAAENIPENPLLYLYPNIPKDSAFTRYYSRPTEAAEPMELESASEAGYIQTELISVSEVHPSRLQDAMLPMSSQVYGELTRIINPDEIENVMCTPFPN